From Cellulophaga lytica DSM 7489, a single genomic window includes:
- a CDS encoding VPS10 domain-containing protein, producing the protein MKKLHSLLFFFAVLCLSAQDFKMDYVQDLKPRNIGPGGMSGRVTAIDAVHSNPDIIYAGTASGGLWKSTSGGIKWDPIFDKEVTASVGAVAIQQSNPSVIWVGTGEGNPRNSLNGGYGIYKSLDGGKSWLPMGLEKTRHIHRIVIDPTNPNIVYAGAIGSPWGEHPERGVFKTTDGGITWKKILFTNNKSGVADLVMDPTNPNKLIAAMWEHKRDPWFFKSGGVGSGLYMTHDGGKNWKKITEEDGLPKGELGRIGIAIARNKPNVVYALVEAKKNALYKSTDGGFKWKKINDKSDIGNRPFYYSEIYVDPQNENRVYSVFTYINVSEDGGKNFSQLMPAYGADNGVHPDHHAWWIHPENGQFMMDGNDGGLNITKDGGKSWRFIGNLPVAQFYHINVDNEYPYNVYGGMQDNGSWRGPAFVWRAQGIRNSYWQEISFGDGFDVVPDLDDSQFGYTMSQQGSVSRYDWKTGNNYSVKPTPPDAETKLRFNWNSAIGQDPFNNSTAYFGSQFVHKTTDKGLTWTVISPDLTTNDPEKQKQSESGGLTMDATGAENHCTILVIEPSSVEKDMLWVGTDDGRVHVTQNGGANWTDVTKNIKGLPEGSWIPQIKASNKNKGEALLVANDYRRFNYTPYVYKTVNYGKTWTRIVDENDVKSYALSIIEDPETPNLLFLGTDDGLYISFDAGNKWQKWTEGYPTVSTKDLVIHPREHDLVIGTFGRAAWVLDDIRPLRAIAKNKTVLTKDVALFTPPVAYQAAYQQPTGSRFGADALFNGENKKGGAMLTYFYKKKEKAEKPETDDKKEEKENTPAKKDGVVSKDSLQFQFFNGNELIRTIKVKAPKKTGLHRFYWNMSEKGPERPSRSIRKSKREPSGQRVLPGTYKVQLTYGTTTEETMLTVKSDPRLNVSNTAIKEVYAANKILAKYTQTAADAVKQLVESKNTANKYKADLSTLNKEKYKEEIKASKTIVKEIDAVIALYIGKVDKRQGITRNPEITVMQRIGSAGSYVRSRKTGITVTEKNLMQFAQKELETALEKTNTFFTEKWNPYKAKISNLETNSFKEIKTFTIN; encoded by the coding sequence ATGAAAAAACTACACTCACTTTTATTCTTTTTTGCTGTTTTGTGCTTGTCTGCACAAGACTTTAAAATGGACTATGTACAGGATTTAAAACCACGAAACATTGGCCCTGGAGGTATGAGCGGCCGTGTAACTGCTATAGATGCTGTGCACAGTAATCCTGATATTATTTATGCAGGTACAGCCTCTGGTGGATTATGGAAATCTACCTCTGGAGGTATAAAATGGGATCCTATTTTTGATAAAGAAGTTACCGCTTCTGTTGGTGCTGTTGCCATACAACAAAGCAACCCTTCTGTAATTTGGGTAGGTACAGGAGAAGGTAACCCTAGAAACAGTTTAAATGGTGGTTATGGCATTTACAAGTCTTTAGATGGCGGTAAAAGCTGGTTGCCAATGGGCTTAGAAAAAACCAGACATATACATAGAATTGTAATAGACCCAACAAACCCAAACATTGTTTACGCTGGTGCAATTGGTTCTCCTTGGGGAGAGCACCCGGAACGTGGTGTTTTTAAAACAACAGATGGTGGTATTACTTGGAAAAAAATACTATTTACCAATAACAAATCTGGTGTTGCAGATTTGGTTATGGATCCTACAAACCCAAACAAGCTTATTGCTGCAATGTGGGAACACAAAAGAGATCCTTGGTTTTTTAAATCTGGTGGTGTTGGTAGTGGTTTATATATGACACATGATGGTGGTAAAAATTGGAAAAAAATTACTGAAGAAGACGGACTACCAAAAGGTGAACTTGGTCGAATAGGTATTGCTATTGCACGCAACAAACCTAATGTAGTTTATGCATTGGTAGAAGCTAAAAAAAATGCATTATACAAATCTACTGACGGTGGTTTTAAATGGAAAAAAATTAATGATAAGTCTGATATAGGAAATAGACCTTTTTATTACTCAGAAATTTATGTAGATCCACAGAATGAAAACAGAGTATATTCTGTTTTTACTTATATAAATGTATCTGAAGATGGCGGAAAAAACTTTAGCCAATTAATGCCAGCTTATGGTGCAGATAATGGCGTACATCCAGATCATCACGCGTGGTGGATACACCCAGAAAACGGACAGTTTATGATGGATGGTAATGATGGCGGACTAAATATTACCAAAGACGGCGGTAAATCTTGGCGATTTATTGGCAATTTACCTGTTGCACAGTTTTACCATATTAACGTAGATAATGAGTACCCTTACAACGTTTATGGTGGTATGCAAGATAATGGCTCTTGGCGCGGACCTGCTTTTGTATGGAGAGCACAAGGTATACGAAATAGCTACTGGCAAGAAATTTCTTTTGGTGATGGTTTTGATGTTGTACCAGACTTAGATGATTCTCAATTTGGTTATACCATGAGTCAGCAAGGAAGTGTATCTAGATATGATTGGAAAACAGGGAACAATTATTCTGTAAAGCCTACTCCACCAGATGCTGAAACTAAATTAAGGTTTAACTGGAATTCTGCAATTGGGCAAGATCCTTTTAATAATTCTACTGCATACTTTGGCAGCCAATTTGTACATAAAACAACAGACAAAGGCTTAACATGGACGGTTATTTCTCCGGATTTAACCACTAATGATCCAGAAAAACAAAAACAAAGCGAAAGTGGAGGTTTAACTATGGATGCTACCGGTGCAGAAAACCACTGTACTATTTTAGTAATAGAACCTTCTTCTGTAGAAAAAGATATGTTATGGGTTGGTACAGATGATGGCCGCGTACATGTAACACAGAATGGCGGTGCCAACTGGACAGATGTAACCAAAAACATAAAAGGATTACCAGAAGGTAGTTGGATACCACAAATTAAAGCATCAAACAAAAATAAAGGAGAAGCTTTATTGGTTGCTAATGATTACCGCAGGTTTAACTACACACCTTACGTATACAAAACCGTTAATTATGGTAAAACTTGGACAAGAATTGTAGATGAAAATGATGTAAAAAGTTATGCGTTATCTATTATTGAAGATCCAGAAACACCAAACCTATTATTCTTAGGTACAGATGATGGTTTGTACATTTCTTTTGATGCTGGTAACAAATGGCAAAAATGGACAGAAGGTTACCCAACCGTATCTACTAAAGATTTAGTAATACATCCAAGAGAGCATGACCTTGTTATTGGTACTTTTGGTAGAGCCGCGTGGGTTTTAGATGACATTAGACCTCTAAGAGCTATTGCTAAAAACAAAACTGTACTTACTAAAGATGTAGCTTTATTTACTCCTCCTGTTGCCTACCAAGCAGCTTACCAACAACCTACAGGTAGCAGATTTGGTGCAGACGCGTTATTTAACGGAGAAAATAAAAAAGGTGGTGCAATGCTAACCTATTTTTATAAGAAAAAAGAAAAAGCAGAAAAACCAGAGACTGATGACAAAAAGGAAGAAAAAGAAAATACTCCTGCTAAAAAAGATGGTGTAGTTTCTAAAGATTCATTACAGTTTCAATTTTTTAATGGTAATGAGTTAATACGTACTATAAAAGTAAAAGCTCCTAAAAAAACAGGTTTACATCGTTTTTATTGGAATATGTCTGAAAAAGGGCCAGAAAGACCATCGCGTAGCATACGCAAATCTAAAAGAGAACCAAGCGGGCAACGTGTATTGCCTGGCACATACAAAGTACAATTAACTTACGGAACTACTACAGAGGAAACAATGCTAACTGTAAAGTCAGACCCAAGGTTAAACGTTTCTAATACAGCAATTAAAGAAGTGTACGCTGCCAATAAAATACTTGCAAAATATACCCAAACTGCAGCAGATGCAGTAAAACAATTGGTAGAAAGTAAAAATACGGCCAATAAATATAAAGCAGACCTAAGTACTTTAAACAAAGAAAAATATAAAGAAGAAATAAAAGCTTCTAAGACTATAGTTAAAGAAATTGATGCTGTTATAGCTCTTTATATTGGTAAAGTAGACAAAAGACAAGGTATAACCAGAAATCCAGAAATTACAGTTATGCAAAGAATTGGGAGTGCTGGTAGTTATGTACGTAGTAGAAAAACCGGAATTACAGTTACAGAAAAAAACCTAATGCAATTTGCACAAAAAGAGTTAGAAACTGCTTTAGAAAAAACAAATACATTTTTTACAGAAAAATGGAATCCTTATAAAGCAAAAATTAGCAATTTAGAAACCAATTCTTTTAAAGAAATTAAAACCTTTACAATTAATTAA
- a CDS encoding PepSY-associated TM helix domain-containing protein, which produces MKIKINKLAKSTRLYRNLHKTVAIILVAFILIISATGALLAWKSELYLKPATHKITTKNHTLVSLETIEKNAIAYVDSLQLSTLIDRIDYRPKKGIAKIRFDEHFTELQINCYTGKVVSVKQRTDTIIEMIHDGSIVDYFIKNDASIFKLLYSTILALGLIFISISGIILWINPKKIKKIKTTNNQ; this is translated from the coding sequence TTGAAAATTAAGATTAACAAACTCGCAAAAAGCACTCGTTTATACAGAAATCTACATAAAACTGTAGCTATAATTTTGGTTGCTTTTATATTAATTATAAGTGCTACAGGAGCTTTGCTTGCCTGGAAAAGCGAACTTTACTTAAAACCTGCTACCCATAAAATAACTACAAAAAACCATACCCTTGTTTCTTTAGAAACCATTGAAAAAAATGCCATAGCGTATGTAGATTCTTTACAATTATCTACACTAATAGACCGTATAGATTACAGACCAAAAAAAGGTATAGCTAAAATTAGGTTTGATGAGCATTTTACAGAGTTACAAATTAACTGCTATACAGGCAAAGTTGTATCTGTAAAGCAACGTACAGATACTATTATAGAAATGATACACGATGGATCTATTGTAGATTATTTTATAAAAAATGATGCATCAATATTTAAGCTTTTATATTCTACCATACTTGCTTTAGGGCTCATATTTATTAGTATAAGTGGCATTATATTATGGATAAACCCTAAGAAGATAAAAAAAATAAAGACCACTAATAATCAATAA
- a CDS encoding vWA domain-containing protein — protein sequence MKNDKINRKGFVFKQYKAPSQTPFEKLFEIFKELITHTSGDFDEAIDWLRELDKEYKLTTEDYTIDDFIEDLKAKGYIREEIKPDGSNGTAITAKTERAIRQAALDQIFGKIKRSGSGNHKSKGVGAGDEHTGDFRNYQFGDALDKVSMTESLRNAQVNNGIGDFRLTEDDLVVEETMHKSQMSTVLMIDISHSMILYGEDRITPAKKVAMALAELITTRYPKDTLDILVFGNDAWPIKIADLPYLQVGPYHTNTVAGLQLAMDLLRRKRNTNKQIFMITDGKPSCLQMPDGTYYKNSVGLDENIINKCYGMAQQARKLHIPITTFMIAQDPYLMQFVREFTQANQGKAFYTGLKGLGEMIFEDYETNRKKRIKG from the coding sequence ATGAAGAATGATAAAATAAACAGAAAAGGTTTTGTATTTAAGCAATACAAAGCCCCTTCACAAACTCCGTTTGAAAAGCTTTTTGAGATTTTTAAAGAGCTAATTACACATACATCTGGAGATTTTGATGAAGCTATAGATTGGTTGCGGGAGTTAGATAAAGAATATAAGCTTACCACAGAAGATTATACTATTGATGATTTTATAGAAGATCTAAAAGCTAAAGGCTACATTAGAGAAGAAATAAAGCCAGATGGTAGTAATGGTACAGCAATTACAGCTAAAACTGAAAGAGCAATAAGGCAGGCTGCATTAGATCAAATCTTTGGAAAAATAAAACGTAGCGGTTCTGGTAACCATAAAAGCAAAGGTGTTGGAGCTGGTGATGAGCATACTGGAGACTTTAGAAATTACCAATTTGGAGATGCCTTAGATAAAGTGTCTATGACAGAAAGTCTACGTAACGCACAAGTAAATAACGGTATTGGTGACTTTAGGTTAACGGAAGATGATTTAGTGGTTGAAGAAACTATGCATAAATCGCAAATGAGTACCGTACTTATGATAGATATTAGCCATAGTATGATTCTCTATGGCGAAGACCGTATTACCCCTGCTAAAAAAGTTGCAATGGCCTTGGCAGAATTAATTACCACGCGTTACCCAAAAGATACATTAGATATTCTTGTTTTTGGTAATGATGCTTGGCCTATAAAAATTGCAGATTTACCATATTTACAAGTTGGTCCTTACCATACAAATACTGTTGCTGGTTTGCAATTGGCAATGGATTTACTCCGAAGAAAACGTAACACCAACAAACAAATTTTTATGATAACAGATGGTAAGCCTAGTTGTTTGCAAATGCCAGATGGTACATATTATAAAAATAGTGTTGGTTTAGATGAGAACATTATAAATAAATGCTACGGTATGGCGCAACAAGCAAGAAAGTTACATATACCTATAACAACGTTTATGATAGCCCAAGATCCTTATTTAATGCAATTTGTAAGGGAGTTTACACAAGCAAACCAAGGAAAAGCATTTTATACAGGTTTAAAAGGACTTGGAGAAATGATTTTTGAAGATTACGAAACCAATAGAAAAAAACGAATTAAAGGATAA
- a CDS encoding YdeI/OmpD-associated family protein — MANTEEFYFKTTTEWRAWLLENHNTNTGIHLILYKVGHKKQSMRWEDAVKVALCFGWIDSTVKSLGEGKRRQYFCPRKPKSVWSKVNKTHINTLIASNLMHKSGLESIEIAKENGSWNSLDDVENGVIPTNLQEAFDKKPNAFNNYNSFAPSYKKGYLYYLNQAKREETKQKRIAEIIKLCDANIKSRNTW; from the coding sequence ATGGCTAATACAGAGGAGTTCTATTTTAAAACTACAACCGAATGGAGAGCTTGGCTACTAGAAAACCACAATACAAATACTGGTATACATTTAATACTTTATAAAGTAGGTCATAAAAAGCAAAGTATGCGTTGGGAAGATGCTGTAAAAGTTGCACTTTGTTTTGGCTGGATAGACAGTACTGTTAAAAGCTTAGGTGAGGGTAAAAGAAGACAATATTTTTGTCCTAGAAAACCTAAAAGCGTGTGGAGTAAGGTTAATAAAACACATATAAACACACTAATTGCAAGTAATTTAATGCATAAAAGTGGTTTAGAAAGTATAGAAATAGCTAAAGAAAATGGTTCATGGAATAGTTTAGACGATGTAGAAAACGGAGTTATACCTACTAATTTACAAGAAGCTTTTGATAAAAAACCTAATGCTTTTAATAATTACAATAGTTTTGCACCATCATACAAAAAAGGCTACTTGTATTATTTAAACCAAGCAAAAAGAGAAGAAACAAAGCAAAAAAGAATCGCAGAGATAATTAAACTCTGCGATGCTAATATAAAATCTAGAAATACATGGTAA
- a CDS encoding M16 family metallopeptidase has protein sequence MRKLQSFLAAVTVLLVFSCKEKTEKTSEEIAKTEFKVDFEKFTLDNGLQVIFHIDRSDPVVAVALTSHVGSAREKVGRTGFAHLFEHLLFLESENLGKGGLDKMSARIGGSGANGSTSRDRTNYYQTVPKDALEKMIWAEADKLGFFINTVTEPVLAKEKEVVKNEKRQRVDNNPYGHVNYVQTKALYPEGHPYSWTVIGSLEDLQNATLQDVKDFYNKWYVPNNVTLTIAGDFDKSQAKEWVKKYFDEIKKGDDIPALEKQPVTLAETKKLYYEDNFARLPQLSLTWPSVPEFHKDAYALDVLSSYLAYGKKAPLYKILVEDKKLTDGVRMYNYSSELAGELTLSVTAFDTTELTSVNSAIQDAFALFEKEGISDADIRRIKAKQETSFYNSLSSVLGKGFQLAQYEIFAGDPGYVTEDVKNILAVTKEDVMRVYNTYIKNKNLVAVSAVPKGQASLVLDGSTKAEVVEEKIVEGKESTFDPSIVATYEKTPSSFDRSVEPPYGESPDVIVPEVYKKELSSGIKIFGIENNEVPLVTFNFRINGGMLLEDKNKIGVSNLLASMLTKGTKNKNPEELENAIQTLGASISASASDQYITISGNCLAKNYTKVIELVNEIILEPRWDTKEFDLLKQSTISQLQRAQANPISIARDQFYKVLYGNNNILSNNNAGTTTTVKAITLQDLKEYYSANISPKVTSFHIVGDITTPNAIASLKTLNTKWEQKDVNVPTVIAAKTPENAKVYFYNVPNAKQSVLLFGAPAIAATDKDFYSAQVMNYRLGGGSFASQLTQELREGKGYTYGVRSSFSGGKTSGLFTVSSGVRTNVTYEASQLVKDIMSNYSEGYNQNDLEVSKGYMIKSNARAFETMGSKLNMLENISMYNYPVDYAKQRENSVKNMSVEDVKKLADKYVNPDKMIYLIVGDAKTQLNKLNKLGYGEPELLNPDEVLKD, from the coding sequence ATGAGAAAATTACAATCTTTTTTGGCAGCAGTAACCGTGTTGCTTGTATTCTCTTGCAAGGAGAAAACAGAAAAAACATCAGAAGAAATAGCAAAAACAGAATTTAAGGTAGATTTTGAAAAGTTTACACTGGATAATGGTTTACAAGTTATTTTTCATATTGATAGATCTGACCCTGTAGTTGCAGTAGCATTAACTAGCCACGTAGGTTCTGCACGTGAAAAAGTTGGTAGAACAGGATTTGCACATTTATTTGAACATTTACTTTTTTTAGAGTCAGAAAACCTTGGAAAAGGCGGTTTAGATAAAATGAGTGCACGTATTGGTGGCTCTGGCGCAAATGGATCTACAAGTAGAGACCGCACCAATTATTACCAAACGGTTCCTAAAGATGCTTTAGAAAAAATGATTTGGGCAGAAGCAGATAAGCTAGGATTTTTTATAAATACTGTTACTGAGCCTGTTTTGGCTAAAGAGAAAGAGGTTGTAAAAAATGAAAAAAGACAACGTGTAGATAATAATCCTTACGGACACGTTAATTATGTGCAAACAAAAGCATTGTACCCAGAAGGTCACCCGTATAGTTGGACGGTTATTGGATCTTTAGAAGACTTACAAAATGCTACTTTGCAAGATGTAAAAGATTTTTACAACAAATGGTATGTTCCTAACAATGTTACATTAACTATTGCTGGTGATTTTGATAAGAGCCAAGCAAAAGAATGGGTTAAAAAGTATTTTGATGAAATTAAAAAAGGGGATGATATACCAGCTTTAGAAAAACAACCTGTTACTTTGGCAGAAACTAAAAAGTTGTATTATGAAGATAACTTTGCGCGCTTACCACAATTGTCTTTAACGTGGCCTTCTGTACCAGAGTTTCATAAAGATGCGTATGCTTTAGACGTGCTATCATCTTATTTAGCATATGGCAAAAAAGCACCTTTGTATAAGATTTTAGTAGAAGATAAAAAGTTAACAGACGGTGTACGTATGTACAATTACTCATCTGAACTTGCAGGAGAGTTAACATTATCTGTTACTGCTTTTGATACTACAGAGCTTACAAGTGTAAATAGTGCTATACAAGATGCTTTTGCTTTATTTGAAAAAGAAGGAATTTCTGATGCAGATATTAGAAGAATAAAAGCAAAACAAGAAACAAGTTTTTACAATTCGCTTTCTAGTGTTTTAGGTAAAGGTTTTCAATTGGCTCAATATGAGATTTTTGCTGGAGACCCTGGCTATGTTACTGAAGATGTAAAAAATATTTTGGCTGTAACTAAAGAAGATGTTATGCGTGTGTATAATACGTATATTAAAAATAAAAATTTGGTGGCAGTTAGTGCTGTACCTAAAGGGCAAGCTTCTTTAGTTTTAGATGGTTCTACTAAAGCAGAGGTTGTAGAAGAAAAAATTGTTGAAGGTAAAGAAAGTACTTTTGACCCCAGTATTGTTGCTACTTACGAGAAAACACCTTCTAGCTTTGATCGTAGTGTGGAACCTCCTTATGGTGAGAGTCCAGATGTAATTGTACCAGAAGTATATAAAAAGGAGCTTTCATCTGGTATTAAAATATTTGGAATAGAAAATAATGAAGTGCCACTGGTAACGTTTAATTTTAGAATTAACGGTGGTATGCTGTTAGAAGACAAAAATAAAATAGGTGTTTCTAATTTATTAGCATCTATGTTAACCAAAGGAACAAAAAACAAAAATCCTGAAGAGTTAGAAAATGCTATACAAACATTAGGAGCAAGTATTAGCGCATCTGCTAGCGACCAGTATATTACTATTTCTGGTAATTGTTTGGCTAAAAACTACACAAAAGTAATAGAGCTGGTAAATGAAATTATTTTAGAACCACGTTGGGACACTAAAGAGTTTGATTTGCTTAAACAGAGTACTATTAGTCAACTGCAAAGAGCACAAGCTAACCCTATTAGTATAGCTAGAGATCAGTTTTACAAAGTATTGTATGGTAATAATAATATTTTATCTAATAACAATGCAGGTACAACAACAACTGTAAAAGCAATTACGTTGCAAGACTTAAAAGAGTATTACAGTGCAAATATTTCCCCTAAAGTTACTAGTTTTCATATTGTAGGAGATATTACAACACCAAATGCAATAGCGTCTTTAAAAACCTTAAATACAAAATGGGAACAAAAAGATGTAAATGTACCAACGGTAATTGCTGCTAAAACACCAGAAAATGCTAAAGTATATTTTTACAATGTGCCAAACGCTAAACAATCTGTTCTTTTATTTGGAGCACCTGCAATTGCAGCAACAGATAAAGACTTTTATTCGGCACAGGTAATGAATTATAGACTTGGAGGCGGTAGTTTTGCATCTCAATTAACACAGGAGCTTAGAGAAGGTAAAGGGTATACATACGGAGTACGATCTAGCTTTAGTGGTGGTAAAACATCTGGTTTATTTACTGTTTCTAGTGGTGTGCGTACTAACGTAACTTATGAGGCTTCTCAGCTAGTTAAAGATATTATGAGTAATTATAGTGAGGGGTACAACCAAAACGATTTGGAAGTATCTAAAGGTTATATGATAAAAAGCAATGCCAGAGCTTTTGAAACTATGGGGTCTAAATTAAATATGTTAGAAAACATTAGTATGTATAACTACCCAGTAGACTATGCTAAGCAAAGAGAAAATAGTGTAAAAAATATGTCTGTAGAAGATGTAAAAAAATTGGCAGACAAATATGTTAACCCAGATAAAATGATTTACTTAATTGTAGGTGATGCTAAAACACAGCTTAATAAACTTAATAAATTAGGATATGGTGAACCAGAATTGCTAAATCCTGATGAGGTTTTAAAAGACTAA